The Streptomonospora litoralis genome window below encodes:
- a CDS encoding DUF2630 family protein: protein MSESRNEERGILSRIDDLVTEERDLREQNEHRLTPEERQRMRELERELDQCWDLLRQRRAREEFGDDPDTAHVRPAGEVEGYRQ from the coding sequence ATGAGCGAGTCCAGGAACGAGGAGCGCGGCATCCTCAGCCGGATCGACGATCTGGTCACTGAGGAGCGCGACCTGCGCGAGCAGAACGAGCACCGGCTGACCCCGGAGGAGCGCCAGCGGATGCGCGAGCTTGAGCGGGAGCTGGACCAGTGCTGGGACCTGCTGCGCCAGCGCCGCGCCCGCGAGGAGTTCGGCGACGACCCCGACACGGCCCACGTGCGCCCAGCGGGCGAAGTAGAGGGCTACCGCCAGTAG
- a CDS encoding DUF4126 domain-containing protein produces MLEILTGTGLASAAGLNAYIPLLTVGLVARFTDLLPLGPGWQWLEHPAVLAILGVLLALEVAADKIPAVDSVNDVVQTFVRPTSGGLTFGAGASSFTAADLTALGGGEGADGASWWRIAAGVLIALAFHLLKAGARPVLNAVTFGAGGPVVSVFEDAAAVLTSLAAVIVPILVLIAVPLLAAVGVWAWRRRRRRRRAPEEAAVPRVP; encoded by the coding sequence ATGCTGGAGATACTGACCGGGACCGGACTCGCCTCGGCCGCCGGCCTCAACGCCTACATCCCGTTGCTGACCGTCGGACTGGTCGCGCGCTTCACCGACCTGCTGCCGCTCGGCCCCGGCTGGCAGTGGCTGGAGCACCCCGCGGTGCTCGCGATCCTCGGCGTGCTGCTGGCCTTGGAGGTCGCCGCCGACAAGATTCCGGCGGTCGACAGCGTCAACGACGTCGTGCAGACCTTCGTGCGCCCCACCTCGGGCGGACTGACCTTCGGCGCGGGCGCCTCCTCCTTCACCGCCGCCGACCTGACGGCCCTCGGCGGCGGCGAGGGCGCCGACGGCGCGTCCTGGTGGCGGATCGCGGCCGGGGTGCTGATCGCGCTGGCCTTCCACCTGCTCAAGGCCGGGGCGCGGCCGGTCCTCAACGCCGTCACCTTCGGCGCCGGCGGACCGGTGGTCAGCGTCTTCGAGGACGCGGCCGCCGTGCTCACCTCGCTGGCGGCCGTGATCGTGCCGATCCTGGTCCTGATCGCCGTGCCGCTGCTGGCGGCCGTGGGCGTGTGGGCGTGGCGCCGCCGCAGGCGCCGCCGCCGCGCTCCCGAGGAGGCCGCGGTGCCGCGCGTGCCCTGA
- a CDS encoding HAD family hydrolase produces MVDNGFAHLSGVTHIVWDWNGTLLDDNHANMAALNRVCAEFGREPVDIDYWRGFFRRPLLGCYEDLLGRSLAEDEWARLNRVYDDRYRTELPSCTLADGVPGILADWLARGGSQSLLSMASHESLVGLVAEHSLDDHFARVDGRRFDTPDGSKSRHLAAHLAELDVDPAAVVLIGDIDDDGRAASEAGAHALLVASGMMSRERLKATGHPVLDTPRQAVAALCA; encoded by the coding sequence GTGGTAGACAACGGGTTCGCCCACCTCAGCGGCGTCACGCACATCGTCTGGGACTGGAACGGCACGCTACTCGACGACAACCACGCCAACATGGCCGCGCTGAACCGGGTCTGCGCCGAGTTCGGGCGCGAGCCCGTCGACATCGACTACTGGCGCGGGTTCTTCCGGCGCCCCCTGCTGGGCTGCTACGAGGACCTGCTGGGCCGCTCCCTGGCCGAGGACGAGTGGGCCCGGCTGAACCGGGTCTACGACGACCGCTACCGCACGGAACTGCCCTCCTGCACGCTGGCCGACGGCGTTCCCGGCATCCTCGCCGACTGGTTGGCCCGCGGCGGCTCGCAGTCGCTGCTGTCGATGGCCTCGCACGAGAGCCTCGTCGGCCTGGTCGCCGAGCACTCCCTCGACGACCACTTCGCCCGCGTGGACGGGCGGCGCTTCGACACCCCCGACGGCTCCAAGTCCCGCCACCTGGCCGCCCACCTCGCCGAACTGGACGTCGACCCCGCCGCCGTGGTGCTCATCGGCGACATCGACGACGACGGCCGCGCCGCCTCCGAGGCCGGTGCGCACGCGCTGCTGGTGGCCAGCGGCATGATGAGCCGCGAGCGGCTCAAGGCCACCGGCCACCCGGTGCTCGACACCCCCAGGCAGGCCGTGGCGGCCCTCTGCGCCTGA